In the Glycine max cultivar Williams 82 chromosome 19, Glycine_max_v4.0, whole genome shotgun sequence genome, AACAAAAACATGCTATTGTTGCTGCTATCTTTGAATTGGCACTTCTGAGTGGGGTCAATGAAACTCTCTTGTGCTTGAAAGAAGGAATTAGCAGAAGCAGAAGTGTTGTTACCACTCAGAAGATTTGACGAGTAGGAAAAGGAACCGTGAGGGTGGTAGTATGAGATGTTGTTACTGTCTCTGAATGACGATGGTGATGAATATGCTGAACTTTGAAGGATGGATAAAAGGGTAATTTGTTGAGGCTTCCTTTGGAGTGAAGGATTCAtggccatcattttcttcttaagCTTGGTGTTCCAATAGTTCTTGATATCATTGTCAGTCCTCCCCGGCAACTGAGATGCTATTATGGACCACCTACACTCAGTGAAAATATCTTCCACTATAAGAAACTTACTGGTACTAATATTACACTAACATTCATAGCAGATCTAAATTTGGCATGCAAGAACTGATGCAGATAATCTAAAAGTACACATCATATCCATATATGATCATATCTGTATTGTACTTGCATATTCTATTtccaaaaagtgaaaaaaagacCCTTTGATTGTTTCTTCAATTGGAAATTATTGGTACAGTTTTCATGTTTAGGGAAGCTTCTGACAAGTGACATCAGAGTGGCAAAAGTGAAAGGTGTGCAATAATCAATCTAAGAGAATGAAGGGTATAACCTGCTTCCAATGCTAGCAAAGAGGCTACAGATTATTTTATCTTCTGCTTCAGAGAATTGACCATGCTTAATGTTGGGTCTAAGATAATTAAGCCACCTTAGTCTACAACTCTTTCCACATCTTTTCAAACCTGCGATAAACAAACTCAATCAGAAACACaaagacaaaggaaaaaaaagaggtaagatAAGAATCCTTGCATATGAACATGCCATCATTAGCTTGAAAAGTGTAATATGACTCATCATCATATCTCTATTATGCACTTACCAACTTTTTGTGGAAGCGCAATCCAATTGCCTCCAGTGCCATGTTGCTCTATGTAGTCCTTTAGCTTTGCATCTTCTTCTGGTGACCATGGCCCTTTCTTTACATTTGCCTTGTCACAACAAGGAGCTCTACCCATCACTTTCTGTTAATCTCCCTCTCTCTACTTGGTTTCTGAAGTGGGAGTCTGAGGAAGGTACAAACTACAAGAATACTGAAGAATGGAACGTGGAGCGGGGCATCAATAGAAGTTTATTCAGAGAAGAAATGGCACAAGTCAAAGGGAACAGCCTCTGTAACTTCAATTGTCTTGTCAGTTTCCTAAATTATATCATTGATTAGCCTATAGAAGGTTCTATCACCATATACAAAGGAACCTTTTAAGAGAAGGAGCTTAACTTGGTCACAATTTTAAGTATCCAAAGTCTGCTCTAAGTTATAacgtgtatgatttttttttccttgaaaacGATGGTCTAGTGATACACATTTTCAAGCAATGGGCCAAGTCATGAGTAAACTATTGTCAAGTTGAAGGTTCAATTATATGCTGCTTCTTGCACTGCTGATAGCTCTTTAGACTCGATCCTTTTTTAATTGTTCTTCATTAATGTAATTTGGGGTCATCATTATCTATTCATCTACTGCGAGGAGGTGAATGGATGatgtaaattcttaaaaatgggAATTTTACGGTATGATATTATATTACTAGTATCGCTATTCTTTCAATATTTCTTCTtggaaattaatttaacatttattataGAATCATATAATGCAACCTACCAATTCAAAAAACCAAGATGACAAATATCCTTTCTTATATCAGACATTCGGAAAAGTTCTGATAAACACCAAACTCTATTTAACACATAGaatatgtataaatataataggtgatatgtgataaaaaaaaaaaaagtacattaatgaaatatttgataGGATAAATTATACTTGAGATTGCATATAACCCCTGACATCTCTTGagattttaaacaattaagaaaattaatgtaatatataaagAATAATAGTGTAAGATTTtttgaacaattaaaataagttagtgTAGGGATTAAAAGTTTAGAAGTATTCAAGAGAAAATTAACAAATCCTCAACAAGTGTCAATGtgattatatatgatatatagaGATGTCTATTATGATCACTTCATAATtctattaaatttatgtttatgattgataattaaatattgttttgaaaaagttggccttaaaaattataatatattacgACTATATCCAAAGATTACGGATGaaaactgaatttaaataaaatatagtctTATATACAAGACAAACTTGTGACCATCCCCGCGTTATAAAATACTGtaataaataaacatgataaCTTTTTGTCCTATTCTCTTATAAATAATCATCTAATTAGAATGATAAATTTGAAGTATAGCTTAGGGATTCCACAATTTCTTAAACTAGTTACTTTTGTTTACATGAACATCCATGGATTAAACTTATCTTAATATTTCATAAGATCCACTTAATCTAAAAATCTACATAAAAGTTCCATGTTTTTTTGTACTTATAAAAAGATgctataacataattaaaaaaataaataaagccaaatatgttttatttgttaattaaattgttattttatatataaacatgtGGAGGTTATATATCATTGATATTCTTTGGAGTTTGGACCGATCGAGCATTTGTTTATGCAtaaaccaaaattaatttattgaaattgttataatttattttaaatttatcttttgaaGTGTTTTAACTTTTAGGATTCAAAAcctgtgaaaagaaagaaagtcgtAGATAGTATTTGGgctttttttatatcttaaaatgtat is a window encoding:
- the LOC778084 gene encoding transcription factor RAX2, translating into MGRAPCCDKANVKKGPWSPEEDAKLKDYIEQHGTGGNWIALPQKVGLKRCGKSCRLRWLNYLRPNIKHGQFSEAEDKIICSLFASIGSRWSIIASQLPGRTDNDIKNYWNTKLKKKMMAMNPSLQRKPQQITLLSILQSSAYSSPSSFRDSNNISYYHPHGSFSYSSNLLSGNNTSASANSFFQAQESFIDPTQKCQFKDSSNNSMFLFGGEATATATSCSSSDGSCNNQISHVIEPEFGDASFVGGANNNIHPYSGVLEDNNTQKLMMFSNAGGSGSVSGWTDKQNGLLWEQNPLDYGLDEIKQLISTNNSCNNFLFDDKKTQERVTYF